The Ferrimonas balearica DSM 9799 genome includes the window TCAAACCCTGCACCAGTTCACTGGCCAGCCCTTGTCGCCAGTGGGCCTCGCCCAACAGGTAGCCCAGGTGCCAGCTGGTGCCCACCTGCACCAGTACCGTCGGACTCAGGATCAGAAATCCCACCAACTGCCCGTCACTGAGGCGGCGCACCGCCAACAGCATCGACTCTTCGGTTCGTGCCTGCAGCCACGATTGTGCCTCTGACACATTGGTGACTGCCGGCCAATGGCCGGGCAGGGTGTCCTGCACCGCCGGCGTTAGCAATGCCAGGGTGTCTTGCGCCAGCGTATCGACGCTGTCCGATTGCAGGGTGATGGGACGAGCACTAAGGCGTTGGGTATCGAAGTGGGGGAACATGGGGCGATCTCACTGCAGGCCATTTCCAGACAGTGTGACCGCCGCGATGCCGTTTGCAAGGGTTAACGGCGATGCTGATGCAGCGAACGCACCAGAGCGGGCAGGCGGGTCAGGCGCTGAACCCGGCCGCGCCAGCTGCCATCAAAGAAACTGGCCTGGCGATTGTCGCCGTACTCAATGTGGAGCCAGCCCTGATTGTCCAGAGTGAAGTGGCGGATGGCATCGAGGTTGATCACCTTGTGCTGGCCGTAAAACACCACGCCATCCGCGCTGACCAATAAGCTGCCCGATTGCGGGACGGCGGATCCCTGTGTTGGTCGATACACCATCTGTTCGTAAAGTGCGGTCATGCCACGCTCCTTGTGCTCACCGGTTATCTGGCCCTATCCCTGGCCGCGGTAACAGGTTAAGCGATCCCCTTGGGCGCGATGACAGATTGGAGTGTGACGGGATCCGGACCTCCCGTTATCACGTCGGGAGGTCCAGCTGGCGTCAGGCGAGGGCGTCGTCCGCCAACGGTTTTTTCTGCAGTTTGCGCTGAAGCGTTCGGCGGTGCATACCAAGGGCGCGGGCGGTGGCGGAGACGTTACCGTCATGCTGGCGAAGAGCCTGTTGCAGGTGCTCCCACTCCAGCCGTTTCGGGTTGATTGGCGTGTCGTCAGCGCACTCGCTCAGGGCCACTGGCGCGTCGGTCAGGGCGCTGAGCAGGGTGGCGGTATCCACCGGCTTGGCCAAATAGTGGTTGGCCCCCAGCCGCATGGCATCGACCGCAGTGCTGACGCTGGCGTAGCCGGTCAGCAGCACCAGTTGGGCCTGGGGCAGGGTGGCGCGCAGCGGCGCGATCAGCGCCAGGCCATTGTCCTCCCCCAGGTTCATGTCCAACAGCAGGTGGCTGGGACGCCACTGGCGGGCGTCCAGCAGGGCGTCGGTTTTGTTGTTGACCCAGCGGGTGTCATAGCCGTGCTGGTTCAGTCGCCGGGCCAGCACCGGGCCCAGCAGCGGGTCGTCCTCAATGATCAGGACGCGTTGGGCGCTCATCGTGCCACCTCCGGCAGGCAGATGCGGGCTTCGGCGCCCCCCTCACGATGGTTGCTCAGACGCAGTGAGCCGCCGAGGCGCTCAAAGGTGGCGTGACTCAGCAGCAGGCCCACCCCAAGGGAGCGGCTTTCAACCCGTTCCCGCCCCAGCTTCTCTTTCATCGGCCCCAGCCCCGGCCCCCAGTCACGGAACACCAGAATGATCCCTTCCGCTTCCATCGACACCTGCAGCGCCAGTTTGTCGCTGCCTTTGCGCAGGCTGGCCTGAGCGCCGTTGTAGGCCAGTGACAACAGAGCCGGCTGCAGCGCCGGGTCGCCACTGAGCCAGGGGTTATGTGAGCACGGGCTGACGTCCAGTTCGATCTGCGGCAGCAGCAGTTGCAGCTGGGTTTTCAGGCCGCTGAGCAGCGCTTCCAGCGATTGCGGCTCGGGGGAGTCGCTGCGCAGTTTTTCGCTGGTCTGGCGCAGGCCGTTGAGGCTTTGCTGGCACAGCGACAGGGGGCCGCTCATCTGTGGCAGCAGCGGACTGTCCGGATGCTGTTCCAGCGCCTCTTCGTGCAGCAGTGTCAGGGTGGATAGCGGGGTGGCCAGCTGGTGAGCCAGCTGAGCGGAAGCGGTGCCCAGTGCCAGCAGGTGCTCCTGGCGCAGCTGGGATTCCCGCAGACGGGCCAGCTCCTGCTCCTGCTCCCGGCGGCGTCGGGCCATCACCGCGACGGCGCCCAGCAGTACGGCGCAGCTGAGCAGGAAGTTCAGCCACATGCCGAGGAAGTGCGCCGCCATCTGGCTGTCGTGCATATGGGCATCATGGGGCATCGACAGCATCATCAGGCTGTAACTGAGGCAGGCCAGCGCCGCGATGCAGAGCGCGTGGCGCAGCGGCAGCATCACCGCTGAGATCGCCACCGGCATCAACAACAGGGTGACAAAGGCGTTGGTGGCACCGCCGGAGAAGTGCAGCCAGAGCGCCCACAACAGCGTGTCCACCACCAGTTGGGCAAACAGCGGCAGGCGCTGACCCATCGGGAGGGTGGTCACGCCGAGAAACAGTGCCTCGATCATCATAATGGCGATGAGCGGCGGGAAATCGAGGGTCAGGCCAAGCAGCGGGCCGGTACCGGCCACCAGTCCGACCTTAAGAATCAGGCCGAGACCGCGCAGCCACCACAGTTGGGTTTGCGGGCGGTAGGGAAGCATCCTTGTTACATCCTGTTGAGGGTGATCCGCCGCAGCATAACAAAAGCCAATAGGCAAAAACGCTACCCGGTTAGCAAGTCGGTGCCCCAAATTCATAGATTTGGTTGCACTTGCCCCATTGCTGTTGGCTCATCAGTTGGTTAGCTTGCGGTTAACGCCCTGTCATGGAGACCCGATATGTGGACCCGGAGCCGTCCCCTGCTTGCCAGCCTGGTATTAACGCTAAGCTGCGCCATCCCCGCCAGCGCCTTTGATCGTGTCACCGGCGCACCGTTTGCCTCACGTTCACCGGTGTATGCCGAACAGGGGATGGCGGCCACCAGTCAGCCCCTCGCCACCCAGGTGGCTCTGGATATTCTGCAATCCGGCGGTAACGCCATTGATGCCGCGATTGCCGCCAATGCGGTGCTGGGGTTGGTGGAGCCCACCGGCTGCGGCATTGGCGGGGATCTGTTCGCCATCGTCTGGGACGGTGAGACGCAAACCCTGCATGGCCTCAATGCCTCGGGGCGCAGCCCGAAAAGCCTGACTCTGGACACCTTCAAAGAGATGGGACTGGAGCGGATCCCGCCTTATGGGCCGCTGCCGGTGTCGGTACCCGGCGCGGTGGACGGCTGGTTTGAACTGTCCGAGCGCTTCGGCAAACTGCCGATGAGCCAGCTATTAAAGCCCGCCATTGACTACGCCGAACGGGGCTTTATCGTCTCCGACCTTATCGCCTACTACCTCGAACGCAGTGCACCACGGCTGGGAAAATATGACGGGTTTGCCGAGACCTTTATGCCCGATGGCAGGATGCCGGCGGCCGGGGAGCGTTTCCGTAACCCCGGCCTGGCGTACAGCTACAAGCTGCTGGCCCGGGAGGGGCGTGACGCGTTTTACCGGGGCGAAATCGCCCGTCGCATCGATGAGTATATGAAGGCCCAGGGCGGCTACCTCAGCTACGACGACCTGGCCAGCCACCGCAGTGAATGGGTGGACCCAGTCAGTGTCGATTATCGGGGCGTCACCCTGTGGGAACTGCCTCCGCCGGGGCAGGGCATCGCAGCGCTGCAGATCCTGAAGCTGCTGGAGGGGTATGACCTCGCCGCCATGGGCCGCGACAGCGCCGAGTTTGTGCACACCTTTGTGGAGGCCAAGAAACTGGCCTTTGCCGACCGCGCCAAGTTCTATGCCGACCCGGCGTTTGTCGAGGTGCCGGTGGCCGAGCTGATCTCCACGGAGTACGCGGAGGCCCGGCGCAGTGAGATTGGGCCGACCGCCGCCAAAGCGGTGGAGCCGGGCAACCCCGCGCTGCTGCACGGTGACACCATCTACCTCACCACCGCCGACCGCTACGGCAATATGGTGTCGCTGATTCAGAGCAACTACCGGGGCATGGGCTCCGGCATGACGCCGCCGGGGCTGGGCTTTGTGCTGCAGGACCGGGGCGAACTGTTCACCCTCACACCGGGGGAGGCCAACACCTATGCCCCGGGTAAGCGGCCTTTCCACACCATCATTCCGGCGTTTGCCACCCGGGATGGCAAACCCTGGCTGTCATTTGGGGTGATGGGGGGCGCCACTCAGCCCCAGGCCCACGCCCAGATCATCATCAACATGGTGGATTTTGGCATGAACCTGCAGGAGGCCGGGGACGCGCCGCGCATTCTCCACACCGGTTCCAGCCAGCCTACCGGTGAAGTGATGCGCGACGGTGGCGTGGTCAGCCTGGAGTCGGGGTTCTCCTATCACACCCGCCGCGAACTGATGAAGCGCGGCCACGTGATGCAGGAGAACCTGGGGGGCTACGGTGGCTATCAGGCCATCGAGTTTAACCCCGCGACCAACAGCTATATCGGCGCCTCAGAAAGCCGTAAGGATGGACAAGCGGCGGGCTACTGATCGTGCCCGCACATCTCGAAGTAGGCCCCGGACGGGTGGAAATCGATGGGGTCAGCGCCCTGGTCGGTCAGCCAGTCCCGGGCCTGTCGCAGGCAGGGGCACTGTTTCTGTTCCACCAGATTGCCGTCCGCACCGTAGGCGCGGGCGATGTAGAGATCGCCCTCCAGTGACCAGATGGCGCCGGTTTGCGCCCGTTTTTTGATTCCAAACATCGCTGCGTCTCCCGTGTTACCAGGGGACCGGGCTGCCGGTCCAGTCCACAAAGCTCAGTTCACCATCTGCCACCGCTTCATCCATCAGCCGCTGCAGGACCGTGGCGCTCTGCAGGGGGGACAAGCGGGGGCGGTTGGCCGCGAAAGGTTCAGACAGGGGGCTGACCACCGTGCCCGGATGGTAGGCCATCAATTTGACCGCAGGGGCCCGGCGCGCCAGCTCAATGGCGCTGCAGCGCAGCAGCATATTGAGACCCGCTTTGGCGGCGCGGTAGCCGTACCAGCCACCCAGTTGGTTGTCGCCGATGCTGCCCACCCGCGCACTGAGTACCGCCACCGTGGCATTGGGCTGGCGCACCAGCAGCGGCAGCAGGTCCGCCACGTAGAGTTGCGGCAGGATGGCATTCACCTGATACAGCTCGGCCAGCGCCTCACCGCTGAGATGTTCCAGTCGACGCTCCGGTTGCAGGTGGTCGTTATGCAGCAGGCCGAGGCAGATCACCACCCGGTGCCAGTGGCCGGGCAGCTCCATCAGGGCATCGAGGCAGTGGGCCCGTTGCGGATCACTGTGGTCGCAGGGCATCCATTGAAAGTGGGCATGGTCAATCTCCGGGTCATCCCGGCTCAGGCCTACCACGCGTTCGTTTCGTGCCAGGGCCAACTCGGCCATGGCACGCCCTATGGCGCTCCCGGCACCAACGATCAGGGTATTAGCGGTCATGGTTGCACACCTCACACCGTTGTTCGCCGGTCAGCAGGTAGGACAGGCGGTGACGATGGCGGGCAAAAAAACGGTAGGCCAGATCCGCGACCGGCTTCACCGGACGCCAACGCAGCGGTGCGGTCCAATGTCCCCGCCCCACCAGCGTCCAGGCGGCGTGGGTGACATCCAGCCCGGTCAGCCAGGTGCCATCAGAACGTTGACCGTGCAGCACCCGGTTGGCGAGCGTCAGGTCCAGCTCCGGGAATCGCTCGGCAATATCAGGGTGGTTGAGGTCCTCGAAACGGATGCGATGCAGTGCATCGCGAGCCTTGAGCGCCTCGATTTCCCGGCGACATAACGGACATTGGCCATCAAAGAAAAGCGTCAAGTACATGACAGAGTCCATCTGGGAGGTAACACTAGGGGTTACGGCAAGTGGGGTGTGACGGATCACGCCAGCAAACCAAACGGCGCATTGGGCCGTATGCATATGGACAGTTAAAGAAGGGGCGCGATCACAATGAATGAAGAAGCCAAGCTGGTACGGGATACCCTGATAGCCCGAGGACTTGAGACGCCGTTGGTGGACAGCGAGCTGAACAACGAGCAGAAGTACGCCCGCATCAAAGGGCTGATGGCGGAAGTGATGGGCACGCTGGGGCTGGACCTGAGCGATGACAGCCTGCGGGAAACCCCCCATCGTATCGCCAAGATGTACGTTGAGGAGATTTTTGCCGGTCTGGATTACGAGCAGTTTCCGAAGCTGTGCGTTATCGACAACAAAATGGGCGTGGATGAGATGGTTAAGGTGAAGGAGATCAGTCTGGTCAGCACCTGTGAGCACCATTTTGTCACCATCGACGGCACCGCCACGGTGGCATACATTCCCGACAAAAAGGTGATTGGCCTGTCCAAGATCAACCGCATCGTGCAGTTTTTTGCCCGCCGGCCCCAGGTGCAGGAGCGCCTGACCCAACAGGTGTTGGTGGCACTGCAAACCCTGCTCGGCACCAATAATGTGGCGGTCTCTATCCAGGCGACCCACTACTGTGTGAAGGCCCGTGGCGTCGCTGACGCCAGCTCCTACACCGAAACCACCGCGCTGGGCGGCGTGTTCAAAACCAAGGCGGCCACCCGGGCGGAGTTTCTGCGATGACGGCTCCGGTTCTGATCACTGGCGTTGGACAGCGGGTTGGCCTGCATCTGGCGCTGGCGTTTCTGGAGCAGGGGGTGCCGGTCATTGGCACCTACCGTCGCGAGCGCGAGGCGCTGGCAGGATTGCAGGCGGAAGGGGCTCGGTTATATCCGGCAGATTTCTGCCACGAACCCAGTCTGGAGGGGCTGATTGCCACGTTGCGTGATCGTCACCCGGCACTTCGGGCCATCATCCACAACGCCTCAGACTGGATGAAGGAGGGCGATGCCCCGGACGCTGAGGTGATGACGAGGATGATGCAGGTGCATGTCAATGCCCCGTATCGGCTTAATCTTGCCCTGGCGGAAGCCCTGAAGGCCGGGGCTGACCCAGTGGCAGACATCATCCATCTCACCGACTACGTGGCCGACACCGGCAGTGCCAAGCACATCGCTTACGCCGCCAGTAAAGCCGCGCTGGCCAATATGACTCTCTCATTCGCCAAGCGGCTGGGCCCGACCGTTAAGGTCAACGCCATTGCACCGGCACTGATCCGCTTTAACGAGCACGACGATGAGACCTACCGGCAAAAAGCCCTCGCCAAATCGGTGATGGGCAAAGAGGGCGGGGAAGCGGAGGTGTGGCATACCGTGCAATACCTGATGCAGTCCCAGTACGTCACTGGCCGCACCCTGCATCTGGATGGCGGCAGGCATCTGGTTTAACACCACCACTTCAATTCAGGATGCATAACCGGCCGTAGCGTGCGCCGGCGGCGCACGAACCGAACGGGAGAATGGCTGCGAGCGCCACACTCCAGCCATCTGCTCCTAAGCTGGGTGTCCAGTTAAGCCCGAATCCATTTGGTTTCCGTGGGCCACAGGCCCACGCTACGGTTAACGCCGCCGCTTCGATTCAGAGTGCGAAACCGATTGTAGCGTGCGCCTGTGGCGCACGGCATCAACAGGCCCTATCGCCCCCTTAAACCCGCCCCAACGCCGCCAATATCAACCCGCGATTCAAGTGCTGCAGCCGGTTCACAAAGGCTTCGGTTTCCTGTTTGTTGGTCAGGTCTTTAAACGCCACCACCTGACTCTGAATGTTGGCGGCGATGGCGGACGTCAGCATCGGTAACGGCAGGGTCAGTTCCGCGGTGGGCAGGGTTCTGGTCAGGTTGGCTTCCACCTCGTTGACGATAAGCCGGGCGATCTTGTGCTTGGCCAGTTCGCTGTCCGCACCCAGGGTGTAGCCCAGTGAGCGACGCAGGTTGCTGTTGGCGGCTACCCGACCGAAAAAGTGATGCAGACTGGGCGCGGCCTCCAGCGCGAGCCAGTCCTGTTCGCTCTGGTAGTCGGCCAGCATCTGGCGAAACCGGTTGGTGTGGTGCAGCAACAGCACATCCAGTTTGGAGCTGAAGTGACGATAGAAGGTGCTGCGGCCAACGGACGCCTGCCTCATCAGTTCACCCACGGTCACCTGCTGGTAGGTCACCAGCCGTAAACGCTCGGTCAATGCCGTCACGATGTTTTGCCGGGTCCGTTCACCCTGACCAAGCCTCTCCTGATGCGTCACGCTGTCTCCAATAATGCGGTTATGACGGAGTAGATAGAACTCTTGCCGGCCATTTAGTTTCGGCGTCGAAACTGATTTTTCGCTTACCGGGACAAATCGGCGCCGTTGTCTCTCTCACCCCGGTGAAGCGCTGGCATACCTTAGCGCCACAACCAACCCAGTGGAGCTCAAATGAAACCTCTGTTTGCTTTAAGCCTGGCGCTGTTTGCTGCCAGCAGCTTTGCCAATATTGACCGCACGGCGCTGCCGGAACTGCCCAATGTCTATGTGTATGGTCCGCACCTTGTTAGTGCCGGTTTACCCAAGTCTGACGACTATGCCGCACTGAAGAGCGCGGGTGTCGATGTGGTGATCAATGTGATTCCCCATCACAGCAAGTGGGATAAGGAGAATGGCTTTGTGCCGGATCCGGCCAGTGCCCGCAGCAGCGGACTGACTCATTACACCGTGCCGTTTGAGTCGGCGGAACCGGTGGCGACCATGGAGCACTTTATTGCGGTGATGGACCGGATGTCCCAGACCGAACAGGACGTGTTGGTGCATTGTGCCGTGAACTGGCGGGCGTCGGGTCTGGTTTACCTTTACCACGCCATTAAGACAGGTAAGGCGGACAAAACCGAGCTGAAACCCTGGGGCGATCTGGAACAGGCGTTTGCCGAAGCGCCCAATCTTAAGCATTTCTTTGACGTGGTCGAAGCGCACTATGGTTTAGCGCCCGCGCTCTGATTTCGCCGTGACGGTGGGCGATACAACCCAACCCGATAAAAGCCGCCCGGACTGTTCATCCGGGCGGCTTTCGTGATTGGGGGGCGGCCTCAATCCGGCCTGCCGTAGCGGGCTCAGATGGTGGTGTCGAGAATCATCGGTACCAGGTGGAGGCAGCCGTTCATCACGCCGCTTTCACTCAATTGCAGGTTGGCGAACTGATTTAGCTGGTGGGCCTTGCCGACCAGCGCCACGCTCTCCAGCCGGAAGTGGTCGTCGAGGCAGACAATCTGGCTGGCCCGGACGATGTCATGATGCTGATTCAGGTTGTCCTGCAGTCGGGTGAGGAGGGTGCGCTTGCGGGTGTCAAACACGTAACTGAGCGTGGCCATGCAATCGGTGTCGGGCTCCGCTTGTATCAGCTGCTCCGAGCGACGCTGGCGGATCAGGTCGCGGAAGAACTCGCTGCGGTTGCGGTACTCCCCCAGTTCCGTCATCCGGTCCAGCTCTGACAAAAGCTCGCTGTCCAGCGAGACGGTGATGCGTTCGGTCGTCATCGTTGTCACACCCCCAAAATCGAAGTATTACGAATTTTATCGTCTTCACATTTTATTGATTCTGATCAGAAACACAAAGTATGACGAAAACTAATATCTTCACACTGACGTCAGGGAGTGAGTGTGGTGAGGGTGTTTGTTCGTTTTATGCTGTTTGTGCGTCTTATGGCGATGCTGAGTCTGCTGCCGATGGTGGTACAGGCCGCTGTTCCTCTGGTGAACTGCGGGGTACCACTGACGCTGGCTGGGCCGGCACAACGGATTGTGACCCTCAATCAACAGGCAACCGAGGCACTGGTGGCCATTGGCGCCGGGCAAAAGGTTGTGGGCCAGGCCTATCAGGATGACCGGCCCGCGGCCCGGTGGGCCGAGCGCTATAACGCCATCCCGGTGATGGCCGAGGAGTACCCCAACCCGGAATCGTTGCTGGCAACCGCGCCGGACCTGCTGGTGGCCGGATTTGCCAGCGCCTTCAGTGATTGGGGCGTGGGGGCGCGGCAGCGCTGGCTGAACTACGGCACCAACAGCTACCTGTTCGAGTCCGCTTGCGCGGCGCAGACGGTGACGCTGGAGGGGCTGTACCGCGATATGACCCATCTGGGCCAACTGACCGGCCATCAGCAACAGGCCACCTCGTGGATTGCTGAACAGCAGCAGCGCCTGTCGCAGATCCGCTGGCCGGAATCCCAGCGCAAACCCAAGGTGTTGCTGTGGCTGCGGGGGTATGATCTGCCCTATGTGGCCGGGTGTTGTGGCGCCGGCAACCTGCTGATTGAACAGGCAGGGGGCATCAATATCGCCGCCGACCTGCCCAAGTCCTGGGGCCATCTGTCCTGGGAAACCATCCTCAGTCGTCAGCCGGATCTGATCCTGATGGTGGATTCCAACTGGTCGTCGTTCAGTCAGAAGGAAACCTTCCTGAGCGGCGCGCTCTACGCCCGTCACCTCAATGTGATGTCCACCGGCCAACGCCACCCTATCGCGTTTTCCGAGGTGATGGCGGGGGTGCGGTTGCCCGACGGCATTGAACGTGCCCACCACTGGTTCCGGGCCTGGCAGCCATGATTGGGCCTGATAAACCTCTGGCGACCTACGGGGTCGGCCTTATCGCGTTGCTGTGTTTGCTGCTGGCCAGCCTCTCCTGGGGCGCGTTGTCCCTCGATATGACGCAACTGCTTGGTGGGCTGCAACGTCAGCCGGAGCAGGCTTTGGCTCAGGCGATCATCTGGGAGATGCGTCTGCCCCGGGCGCTGCTGGCGGCGCTGGTGGGGGCCGCGCTGGCGGTTGCTGGGGTGCTGAGCCAGACGCTGGTACGCAACCCCCTAGCCGACCCCTATCTGCTGGGCATCGCCAATGGCGCCTCCTTCTTTGCGGTGGCCGGGCTGACCCTCGGACTGGCCGTCCCCCAACCCCTGCTGGCGCTGCTGGGCGCGGGTGTCACCTTTGCCCTGGTGATGATGACGGCGCAACAGAAGGGGCTGCGACTGGCGCCCTTTGCCTTGATACTCTGCGGCGTCACCATCAGTGCGTTGGGTTCATCGCTGACGACGCTGATGATGTTGATGGGGGATGAACGGGCGCTAAGCCAGATCCTCCACTGGCTGATGGGATCGCTGGCGGGCACCGAGTGGCCGGAACTGATGCCATTGGCCATCGCGCTGGCCGTCGTCCTGCCGCTGTTGATTCGGCACAGCCATGAATGGGACCGGCTGCTGTTGGGCGAAGACAAAGCCCAGTCGCTGGGGCTGAGCCTGGTGACCACCCGTCGTTTGTTGGCGCTGGCGATTTTGGTGCTGACCGCATTGGCGGTGGCCAGTGCCGGTGTGGTGGGCTTTCTGGGCCTGTTGGTGCCTCACCTTTGTCGGATGTGGATGGGGGCAGGGCACCGAATTCTGCTGCCCACTGCGGCGCTGACCGGCGCTGTGCTCTGCGTCGCGGTGGATCTGCTGTGCCGCACCGTGCTCGCCCCAACCGAAATTCCCCTCTCCATCCCGCTGGCGATTCTGACGGCGCCGATGCTGCTGTCGCTGATCCGGAGGCAGGCCAATGCTGTTAATTGATCACCTGCAGCTGGCCAGCCACGGCCTGCGGTTGGCCAAACCGCTGGAGTTGCGCCTGCCAGAGGGGCAGTGGCTGGGATTGCTGGGCCCTAATGGTTGTGGCAAAACCACGCTGCTGAAAACCCTGGCCGGGCTGCTTCCGGCCAGCCAGGGCGGGCTGTGGTTTGCCGACCAGTCACTGCTGACCATGACGCCGCGGGAGCGGGCCCATCAGCTGGCGATCATGGTGCAGCACAACGCCCCTTGTGGTGGCCTGACGGTGGAGCAGGTGGTGGCGCTGGGTAAAGCGCCGGACCGGGTACTGGATCGCACCTGGCTCGACCAACTGCTGCGACTGTGTGGCCTGAGCGAGTTGCGCCGCGCCCCGCTGGAACGCCTGTCCGGCGGGCAGGTTCAGCGTACCATGCTGGCCCAGGCGCTGTTTCAGGACACGCCGGTGATGCTGCTGGACGAACCTGCCAACCACCTCGACATCTTTCACCTGCACCACCTGCTTTCCCTGTTGCGCCAGCGCTCGCTTACCGTGATTGCCAGCTTCCACGACATGAACGTGGCGGCGCAGTACTGCGACCAGCTGCTGCTTCTGGCCGATGGCGAACAGGTGGCCTGCGGCGCGCCGGAGCAGGTGCTGACTCCCGCCCATCTACAGCAAGCCTATGGCGTGGATGCCCACGTCACCACGGGCATTCATGGACGTCCCCAGGTCACAGTACTTGGGGCCTGCGACAACAGAAGGAACTGGATATGAGCCGAACCCGGCTACTCCTTGCCATCGCCCTGCTGCCGATGGCCACACCCGCCCTTGCGGTGGATGAAGTGATGGTGGTGACCCACCGTACTCTGGAAGAGAGCCTGACGCTCGATCAGGCCCGCCTGGGCAACAGCCTGGTGATTGTGGAGCGCGAGCAGATTGAGCGCTTTGGCCAGGGTGACATCAACGACATTCTGGCCCAGCTGGTGCCGGGGTTGTTTGCCGCCGGAAAGGGGGGCCGTTTCGATGGCGCTTACTACTCCCTTCAGGGCTCGCGTAAGCAGGATATCCTCTGGCTGATTGACGGCAACCGGCTTAACAACCGCCTGTACGGCGGGATCTACCTGGACAGCCTGAACCCCAACATCATTGAACGGATTGAGGTGCTCAAAGGCGGGCAGGGGATCATCTACGGCAGTGACGCCATCGCCGGGGTGATCAACATCGTCACCCGCAACTACCAGGGTGAAAGCGAAACCAGCGTCGGCATCGGCACCGATACCCTGCCCAGCGTCAATACCGACCTCTTTCTCAGTCGCGCTTACGGTGACGTCGAGGTGTCGCTGTTTGGCGCATACGCCTGGAGTGAGGGCTACCAGCTTTGGCGCGACAGCGACATCCACTGGACCGCCGCCGATGACGTCGAGCGGGGTTATCGCGTGGCAAACCTCGGGGGCAAAGTGCGCTGGGTGCTGGACGATGACCGTTACCTCACCTTGTTGGCCCAGTGGAACGACAGCGATCTGGAGCGTCTGCGTCCCTACGGCACCATCGACAGCAACAATGAACGCGAAGAGAAGATCGCCACCCTTGACTACCAGCACCGGCTGAATCCGAAATGGATGCTGCAACTCAAGGCCTACTATCACGCGTGGGACAGCTACTACAACCGCATCGACCAGAACGAGTCCGGCCAGATCATCGTGATGGACGACAACAGCTACTGGGGCTTCGAAGATTACGGCCTCAAGGCGTTGATGCACTGGGACGGTGAGTCCGACCAGAGCTGGCTGTTCGGCGCCGAGTTGCAACGCTATCGCGGTGAAGACGAGGTGATGGACTTCGTCAGTGAAACCGAAACCGTCAGCTCGCTGTTTGCCCAGTACCGGCCCAGAGTGCTGGATACTGACCTCGCCCTTGGCCTGCGCTACAGCAACATCACCGGCGCCGGCGACAGCCTGAACTGGAGCGTCGGCGGCGATCATGAGTACAACGACGTGATTCGTTTTAACGCCTCCATCGGCAGCGGATTCCGCCTGCCCACCGCCGAAGAGCTCTACTCCGTGGAGGAGGAGGGCGGCATCACCGGCGACCCCAATCTCAAGCCTGAACACAGCCTCAATGCCAACCTCGGCGCCCTGATGACGTTGTCCGACTGGACGCTGGAGCCGCTGCTGTTC containing:
- the folM gene encoding dihydromonapterin reductase, encoding MTAPVLITGVGQRVGLHLALAFLEQGVPVIGTYRREREALAGLQAEGARLYPADFCHEPSLEGLIATLRDRHPALRAIIHNASDWMKEGDAPDAEVMTRMMQVHVNAPYRLNLALAEALKAGADPVADIIHLTDYVADTGSAKHIAYAASKAALANMTLSFAKRLGPTVKVNAIAPALIRFNEHDDETYRQKALAKSVMGKEGGEAEVWHTVQYLMQSQYVTGRTLHLDGGRHLV
- a CDS encoding TetR/AcrR family transcriptional regulator is translated as MTHQERLGQGERTRQNIVTALTERLRLVTYQQVTVGELMRQASVGRSTFYRHFSSKLDVLLLHHTNRFRQMLADYQSEQDWLALEAAPSLHHFFGRVAANSNLRRSLGYTLGADSELAKHKIARLIVNEVEANLTRTLPTAELTLPLPMLTSAIAANIQSQVVAFKDLTNKQETEAFVNRLQHLNRGLILAALGRV
- the nikR gene encoding nickel-responsive transcriptional regulator NikR; translation: MTTERITVSLDSELLSELDRMTELGEYRNRSEFFRDLIRQRRSEQLIQAEPDTDCMATLSYVFDTRKRTLLTRLQDNLNQHHDIVRASQIVCLDDHFRLESVALVGKAHQLNQFANLQLSESGVMNGCLHLVPMILDTTI
- a CDS encoding ABC transporter substrate-binding protein; the protein is MVRVFVRFMLFVRLMAMLSLLPMVVQAAVPLVNCGVPLTLAGPAQRIVTLNQQATEALVAIGAGQKVVGQAYQDDRPAARWAERYNAIPVMAEEYPNPESLLATAPDLLVAGFASAFSDWGVGARQRWLNYGTNSYLFESACAAQTVTLEGLYRDMTHLGQLTGHQQQATSWIAEQQQRLSQIRWPESQRKPKVLLWLRGYDLPYVAGCCGAGNLLIEQAGGINIAADLPKSWGHLSWETILSRQPDLILMVDSNWSSFSQKETFLSGALYARHLNVMSTGQRHPIAFSEVMAGVRLPDGIERAHHWFRAWQP
- a CDS encoding FecCD family ABC transporter permease gives rise to the protein MIGPDKPLATYGVGLIALLCLLLASLSWGALSLDMTQLLGGLQRQPEQALAQAIIWEMRLPRALLAALVGAALAVAGVLSQTLVRNPLADPYLLGIANGASFFAVAGLTLGLAVPQPLLALLGAGVTFALVMMTAQQKGLRLAPFALILCGVTISALGSSLTTLMMLMGDERALSQILHWLMGSLAGTEWPELMPLAIALAVVLPLLIRHSHEWDRLLLGEDKAQSLGLSLVTTRRLLALAILVLTALAVASAGVVGFLGLLVPHLCRMWMGAGHRILLPTAALTGAVLCVAVDLLCRTVLAPTEIPLSIPLAILTAPMLLSLIRRQANAVN
- a CDS encoding ABC transporter ATP-binding protein, encoding MLLIDHLQLASHGLRLAKPLELRLPEGQWLGLLGPNGCGKTTLLKTLAGLLPASQGGLWFADQSLLTMTPRERAHQLAIMVQHNAPCGGLTVEQVVALGKAPDRVLDRTWLDQLLRLCGLSELRRAPLERLSGGQVQRTMLAQALFQDTPVMLLDEPANHLDIFHLHHLLSLLRQRSLTVIASFHDMNVAAQYCDQLLLLADGEQVACGAPEQVLTPAHLQQAYGVDAHVTTGIHGRPQVTVLGACDNRRNWI
- a CDS encoding TonB-dependent receptor plug domain-containing protein, translating into MSRTRLLLAIALLPMATPALAVDEVMVVTHRTLEESLTLDQARLGNSLVIVEREQIERFGQGDINDILAQLVPGLFAAGKGGRFDGAYYSLQGSRKQDILWLIDGNRLNNRLYGGIYLDSLNPNIIERIEVLKGGQGIIYGSDAIAGVINIVTRNYQGESETSVGIGTDTLPSVNTDLFLSRAYGDVEVSLFGAYAWSEGYQLWRDSDIHWTAADDVERGYRVANLGGKVRWVLDDDRYLTLLAQWNDSDLERLRPYGTIDSNNEREEKIATLDYQHRLNPKWMLQLKAYYHAWDSYYNRIDQNESGQIIVMDDNSYWGFEDYGLKALMHWDGESDQSWLFGAELQRYRGEDEVMDFVSETETVSSLFAQYRPRVLDTDLALGLRYSNITGAGDSLNWSVGGDHEYNDVIRFNASIGSGFRLPTAEELYSVEEEGGITGDPNLKPEHSLNANLGALMTLSDWTLEPLLFWRQVDDLIGIEDSTFRNLEGRVETYGIEVLLGTSGEHWQFNMASSYASSQEEGSDEQIDQVPQWLASADLTLQPTEFLQLFIQGHYTGEFTQYDTKAGDYWLLHLGAQYRLARHQFNLRLENALDNEYDVSVFNPGSSAPEAHREPITTRGMPRNLQFNYRYQF